The Catenulispora sp. GP43 genome segment GGCATTATTGCTGGTCCTGGCCATGATGCTGGCCGTCCTGTCCGTACCGTCGCTGGGGGCGGGGCGGGCCCGGGCGGCCGGCTGCGACACCGGCACGAATCTGGCCTTGAACAAGACCGCGACAGCGTCGTCGGTGGAAAGTGGGGCCTTCCCCACTTCCGCCGCCGTGGACGGCAACACCGGCACGCGCTGGTCGTCGCAGTTCTCCGACCCCCAGTGGCTCCAGGTGGACCTGGGCGGCACCCAGAACATCTGTGAAGTCGTCCTGAACTGGGAGACCGCCTCGGGCAAGGCCTACCAGATCCAGACCTCGAACGACGCCACGAACTGGACCACGATCTACTCCACGACCACCGGCCCCGGCGGCACCGAGACGTTGAACGTGTCCGGCTCTGGTCGTTACATCCGTATGTACGGCACGGCGCGCAATACCGGCTACGGCTACTCGCTGTGGGAGTTCAGCGTCTACGGCGGTGGTGGCGGCACCCCGCCGCCGCCGAACTGGAACCTGGTCTGGCAGGACACCTTCGGTGGTACCTCCGGCACGGCCCCTTCCTCGGCCAACTGGATCGAGGACACCGGCCACAACTCCGCGGGCGGTCCGGCGGACTGGGGCACCGGTGAGGTGGAGTCGGCGTCGTCGTCGACCGCAAACGTTTCCGTGGACGGCAACGGCCACCTGAACATCACCGCCCTCGAAGACGGCTCCGGGAACTGGACCTCGGGACGCATCGAGACCCAGCGCTCGGACTTCGCCGCACCGGCCGGCGGCATGTTGGAGGTCACCGCGAGCATCAAGCAGCCGAACGTCGCCAACCCGGCCGGCTACTGGCCCGCGTTCTGGGCACTGGGCAGCGGTTCGCGGACCGGGGCGGGCACGTGGCCGGCCATCGGCGAGACCGACATCATGGAGAACGTCAACGGCCATGCGACCACGTCCTCGGGCCTGCACTGCGGCGTCGCGCCGAACGGTCCGTGCAACGAGTACAGCGGCCGTGGCAGTGGTCTGCGCACCTGCACCGGCTGCCTGAGCGGGTACCACACCTACACCGAGGTCATCGACCGGACGCAGTCCGACGAGCAGATCCGCTTCTCGGTGGACGGCCAGGTCACCTGGACCGTCAGCGAAAGCCAGGTGGGTGTCACGACGTGGCAGAACGCGGTGGACCACGGTTTCTTCCTGATCCTGGACCTGGCGATCGGCGGCTCCTGGCCGAACGCCGACTGCGGCTGCACGTCCCCGACCGCGGCGACCACCTCCGGCGGCCAGCTGAGCGTCGGACCGGTCGCCGTCTACACCACCACCGGCCCGGCCCCGACTCCGCTGCAGCCGCCACCCGCAGCGACCGGGTCCAACGTCGTGAAGGTCACCGGCAGCCAGGGGAACTGGGCTCTGACCGTGAACGGTGCGCCGTACCAGGTCAAGGGTGTGACCTGGGGCCCGGGCAACCAGGCCGGCGACGGCTACCTCGCCGACGCTGCCTCGATGGGTGTCAACACCATCCGGACCTGGGGCACGGACGCCACCTCCCAACCGCTGCTGGACGCGGCGGCGGCCCGGGGCATCAGGGTCGTCAACGGCTTCTGGTTGAATCAGGGAGCTGACTATCTCAACGACACGACCTACAAGACCAACACCCTGAACACCATCAAACAGTTCGTCACACAGTACAAGGACCATCCAGCCACGCTGATGTGGGACGTGGGGAACGAGGTCATCCTCACCTCGCAGAACTACACCTATCCCAACGGCGCCACGGTCGAACAGGAGCGCGTCGCCTACGCGCAGTACGTGGAGCAGGTCACCGAGGCGATCCACGCCATCGACCCCAACCACCCGGTCACCTCGACGGACGCCTGGACCGGCGCCTGGCCGTACTACAAGCAGTACACGCCGAGCCTGGACCTGCTGGCCGTGAACTCCTACGGCTCGGTGTGCAACGTGAACACCGACTGGGTCAACGGCGGGTACACGAAGCCGTACATCGTCACCGAGTCCGGCGACCCCGGCGAGTGGGAGGTGCCCAACGACGCCAACGGTGTGCCGAACGAGCCCACCGACCAGCAGCAGCGCGACGGCTACACCAGCGCGTGGAACTGCATCGCCGGGCATCCCGGGGTCTCCTTCGGCGGCACGCTGTTCAACTACGGCGTGGAGAACGACTTCGGCGGCGTCTGGTTCAACCTGCTCACCGGCGGCTGGCGGCGGCTGTCGTACTACGCGGTCAAACAAGCGTTCACCGGACAGGCGCAGACGAACACGCCGCCCGAGATCACGTCGATGACGCTGAGCAACACCGCGAGCGTGCCGGCCGGCGGCCAGTTCACCGTGAACGTCGCGGCGAACAACCCGACCGGGGACGCCCTGAGCTACAACGTGGCGCTGTCGAGCAAGTACGTGAACAGCGCCACTGCGTTGCAGTCCCCGTCCAGCTACACCCAGACCGGTCCCGGCGCGTTCACCATCACCGCCCCGCAGACGCTCGGTGTGTGGAAGGTGTACGTGTACGTCTACGACCAGCACGGCGGGGTCGGCATCCAGTCCGAGTCGTTCCGCGTGGTCGCGCCACCGGTGGCCGGCACCAACGTGGCGCTCGGCAAGCCGACCACGGCGTCCTCGTTCCAGGCCGCGGCCAATGGCCAGACCTACGTCGCGGGCAACGCCACCGACGGCAACTGGACCACGCGCTGGGCCAGTGACTGGAGCGATCCGCAGTGGATCCAGGTCGACCTCGGCCAGAGCACCGCGATCAAGCACATCCAGCTGGGGTGGGAGTCGGCGTACGCCAAGGCCTACCAGATCCAGGTGTCGAACGACGGGACGAACTGGACCACGGTCTACAGCACCACGACCGGCGCGGGCGGCGTCGAGACGTTCGACGTCTCGGGGACCGGCCGCTACGTGCGCATGTACGGCACGGCGCGCGGGACTACGTACGGCTATTCGCTCTACGAGTTCGGCGTCTACGCCTGATCTAGTCCGCCATGGATTCACGGAGTATGAGGTGCCTGGCCGCGGGTGGTTGCCTGCGGCCAGGCACTTGTCGTCTGTCTCAGCCGATGGTCACGAGTCCGTCGGCGAGTGCGGAGGAGCCGAACGGCGCCGACAGCGCGGCGACTCGAGCCAGGACGGCTGTGGCCTCGTCACCGGTGAGCGGCCGCACGTCGTTGTCCTGGCCGCGGCGGACCGGATGGAGCTCGACGCCTCGCAGACGGCGGTCATCGACATGGCAGCGCAGGACGAGGCCGTCGAGATGGCGGCCGGCCATCGCGGGCCAGTCGAAGACGAAGTTCCCGAGGCTGTAGAAGATCGGCCGGCCGCGGTACAGCTCGACGCCCTGAAGGGTGTGAGGACCGTGGCCCATGACCAGGTCCGCACCCGCGTCGACGGCAGCGCGGCCGATCGCCTGCTGATAGTCGCACACGGCGTCGCCGGCCACGCCCCAGTGGCAGGACAGGACCAGGACGTCGCATCGAGCCCGCAGCGCCTCCACGTCCCGCACCATGGTGGCCAGCTCGTGGGGGATCGGTTCGGTCAGGACGCGGGGCGCCCGGCCGGGAACCTCGGCCGACCGCAGGTCGGGCACGTAGGACGTCGAGGCGCGCAGGCTCGCCACGCCGGCGGTGTGGATCCCGGCGGCCATCCCGAACGGCCAGCAGATGGAGGTGTAGGCCAGGAACCCGAACCGGGTGCCGTCGCGTTCGAGCACGACGGGCTTGTGCGCGTCGTGGAGGTCGGTGCCGGCACCGCAGTGCGCGATGCCGGCGCTGTCGAGCGTGGCGAGGCCTTCCAGCATCGCCGGCGGCGGGAAGGTGACGTTGTTGGCCACGCTGACCGCGTCGATACCGGCTGCGACCAGACCTTTGACCATCTCCGGCGCGGAGTGGCGCCAGTTCGGCTTGTGCGCGATGTCAGGGGCCTGCGGGTCGCTTCCGGGGCCGCACAACACGCCTTCGAGGTTGACGAACCGCACATCGGCGGGTGCCAACAGGTCCAGCACGTGTGTGAAGGCGGACGCGGGATCGGCGCGTTCCTGCAGGTTGACGTCACCGGCCAGCATCAAGATCTGCGACATGACATGACGCTATCGCAGGGGTGCTCGGCCAGCTCTCGAACTCGTGATCGGCGATTCCTCGGACGAACCGCGCCGACCAGGGCCGCCTCACGTCACAGCAGCCCCGCCAGCCGATACAGCACCAGCGAACCGGCCACCGCGACGTTGAGGCTGGCCCCGGTCCCGATCATCGGGATCTCGACCGCCACGTCCAGCAGCTCCACGGCCTCCGGCGGGATGCCGTCGCGCTCGTGCCCGAGTACAAGGACGGTGCGGTTGCGTGCGGCCGGCAGGTCGGCGAGGCGGACCGCCTCGTCGGCGAGTTCGGCGCCGACGACGCTGGTGTCCTCGCGCGCCTGCTGCCGGGTCAGCCAGGTGAGCTGGTCGCCGGTCCAGTGCACGCACGCGGGTTTTCGCAGGGTGTTGCCGCGCGCCAGGGCCTCGGGCACCCACCGCAGCCTCGGCACGGCCAGGCACGCCCCGACCGCGTCGCAGGTGCGCAGCAGGGTGCCGAGGTTGGCCTCGTGCATGGGCCACAGGGGTGCGGCGATGAGGTGGTCCCAGCAGCTGTGGGAGCGGCGGCGGCGTTCGGTGCGCAGATCGCGGGGGGACTTCACCCGCACGGCGGACGCGGTCACCAGGTGGGCTTCTGCGGCTCCGGCAGAGAGATCATCGGGGTCATCGAGGTCTTCATTTCGCTGGTGGCGCTTCGCGGCGCGCCCGGGCCATCGACGGGGAATGACGCCACCCCGCCTGGCGGGGCGGCGTTCGTGTCGCATCCAGGATAGCGCGGCGGAGCTCAGCTGAACCGGATGATCACCGCGCTCCCGGCCTGCACCGTCACGCTCGTGCTCCCGTGGTGCACCGTGACCGGCGTGTGCTGCGGTGCCGGGAAGGCCCCGTGCGCTCCGACCTGCTGTCCGCCCAGGGTGATGGCGGTGGTGGCCGCGAGGCCGGCCGGCGAGGTGGTGGCCAGCGTCGTGGCGCTGCCGTGGTTCAGGCCCGGCAGGCCCAGGGCCAGGTTCACGGTCGTCGCCGCGTGGCTCGCCGGGTCCTGCACATCGTCGAGCACGACCGTCAGGTGCCCGCCTTCCCGCACCGCGTAGGCGCGCACGTCGGCGGCATCCGGGTTGTCCAGCGTCACGAACTCGCCGCCGCCGACCAGCGAGGTCGCGAGCATGCCGTAGTACAACGGGCGCGGGGTCAGGTCGCCGGTCGTCGGGCACAGCGGGGTGTACGGGTCGCAGCCCGCTGCGTTGGTGCCGTCCATGAACTCGGCGCTGGTGATGCCGTCCTGGGCGAGCAGCAGGTTGTAGTCCAGGGCCCACAGCGCCGAGGCGAAGGTGTCGCTGACCCCTGTCGTGCCCGCGCAGACGGTCGAGTTGGTCTCGGTCATCGCCGCCGGGACGTGCAGTTGGTGCGCCGCGCTCAGCGCCGCCTGCGCGTTCGCGTTCTCGTACTGCGTCGAGGCCGTGCTCAGCAGCTGCGCGATGGTGGCGACCTGACCGCCGCAGGCGCTCGTCGGATACGTGTGGTCGGTGACCAGCGAGACGTCCGGGTGCGCGGCGTCGGCGGCGGCGAAGCCGGCGAGCCAGGAGCTGTGGTTCGTCTCGGCGTCCGGACCGGTCAGGCGGATGCCCGGGACGGCGGCGCGGATAGCCGAGGCGTACGTCTCGAAGTCGGCGTAATAGGCCGCCGCGTCGGTCTCGTAGAAGTTGGGCTCGTTGCCCACCTCGATCGCCAGCAGCGAGCGCCCGAAGATCCGCTGCGCGTACGTCGCCTCGTCGGCGGCGCGCGCCGGGTCGCGGTGCTTGAGGTTCACCGCCAGGATCACCTTCCAGCCGGTCGCGTGCGCGATCGCGGCCAGCGGCGCCAGCTTGTCCGGCGTGATGGTGCCGGACGTCGCCCAGCTCGGGGCGGTCTCGCCGGTGGAGGTCCAGAACGTGCCGTCGCCGGAGTTGCCCCCGACCCGGATGACGCCGCCGGGACCGAGGGTCCTGAGAAACCCGGCGAGATCGGTGCTGGAGTAGTCGTCGGCGGCGATCGTCGCGGCGCCGAATGAGAGCCCGACGAAGCCGGGACGAAGCTGGCGGCCGGTCTGGTCGGGGTGGACGGTGATGGCCAGGCCGCCTGCCGGTGCGGGCTGCGCCTGGGCTTGGGCCTGGGCTTGGGCCTGGGCTTGGGCTGTCCCGGCGGCACAGAGTGCGGCGGCGGCGAGTGCGGCGGCGGCCGTGACGGCGCGCGCGGAAGCAAAGCTCATGGTTGCTGGCTCCTGCATCGGGGTGGGGACTCACAATTTCGTACGCGTATACGGGCCCGCACAAGGAGTTGGCGAGTAAAACTTCAGATAAGTGATTGGTGTTCACGCATGTGAACATCCTCAGAACTTTAGTGACCACTGGTCGCAAAATTGGTTACCCTGGCTGTATGAAGCATCAGAACCAGATCCACGGCACGGTCGCGGACGGCTTCGAGCCGGTCCGCGAGGAGTTCGGCGCGGTCGCCGCCGGACAGGGCGACGACTACGCCGCGCAGGTCGCGGTGTACCGGCACGGGCAGCAGGTCGTCGACCTGTGGACCGGCCCGGAGATCGACGGCGACGCGCTGTTCGGCGCGTACTCGGCCTCCAAGGGCGCCACACACCTGGTCGTCGCCTCGCTCGTGCAGGACGGCGTGCTGGACTACGAGCAGAAGGTCAGTCACTACTGGCCGGAGTTCGCGGTCGCCGGTAAGGGGGAGCTGACGCTGCGCGAACTGACCGCGCACCGGTCCGGGCTGGTCGGTGCCGACGGCGGGTTCAGCCTGGAGGAACTCGCCGACGACCGGGTGGTGGCCGAGCGGTTGGGCGCGCAGCGTCCGTACTGGCGGCCGGGCACTGCGTTCGGCTACCACGCGCTGGTCGCCGGTGCGCTCAGCGCCGAGGTAGTACGGAGGGCGACCGGGCGCAGTGTGCAGGAGTGGTTCGCCGAGCGGGTCACCAAGGCCCACGCGGTCGATTTCCATCTCGGTCTGCCCGCCGACCTCGAACCGCGCTACCGCCCGACGCTGCCGATGCTGGAGACGCCCGAGCGTCTGGCCGAACTCGCCCGCGACGCCGCGGCACCGAACAGCCTCAACGGCATAGCCTTCAACCGACACCGGCCGGGAGGCCCGCAAGTGTGGGAGCTGCCGAACCATCAGGTGGTGCGCACGCTGGGAACCGCGTCCTTCGGCGGCGTCGCCTCGGCGCGCGGCCTGGCGCGGATGTACACCGCCGCGATCAGCGGCGTCGATGGCGTCGCGCCGCTGCTGACACCCGACACTCTCGGCGTGGTCGGGCAGATCCAGTCCATCGGGACCGATGTGGTGCTCGGCATGCCGAAGGCCTTTACTGTCGGATTCCACGCGGTCGCCGAGTACTACCCGCAGCTCGGCCAGGGTTCGTTCGGGCACAGCGGTGCCGGCGGCCAGCAGGCGTTCGCCGATCCGCGCAACGGCATCGCCTATGGGTACACGCGGCGGCGGATGCCGTTCCCCGCGGCGCCGGGGCCGGAGAACGATCGGCTCATCGCGGCGGTCTACAGGGCTTCCGGTTCCCTCCGGTGAGTCGAGACAGAAGCGCCGGTCCTGGAAACATAAGCGTTTCCAGGACCGGCGCTCGCTAACAGGGCCGAGCTACCGCTGCATCACGGCGCCCAAGCCACTGTCGGGATAAAGCTGCTGTCATCAGCCCACGACGTCGTGGCGTCCCAAGAATCAGGACCGCCATTGCTCGCGATGTACACCTGCCCGTTGTAGTGCCGCAGGAACAGCGACGGGTTCGCCACCGAGTACAGCGACACCCCCTGATCGTTGTGCCCGGGGGTCGGGCAGAACGTGGCGTCCGAGGCGAACTGTGAGCTGCCGTCGTTCTGCTGCTGGTACACCGCGCCGCTGTTCTGGCGCAGGTAGCCGTTGGGGAAGTCCTTCGACTCGAAGGACAGGCACGAGCTGTTGCTCAGGCCCTGGTGGACGATCCAGGTGGCGTCCTGCTTGTCCAGGGTCGGGTTGCCTCCGTTGATCGCGGAGATCTTCGCCACTCCGTTCTGGTGGCGGATGTAGTCCGAGGTGCAGCACGGGGTCGTGGCGCGGAAGGAGACCTCCGTGCCGGGGGTGAGTGCCGACGTGCTCTGGTAGGTGAACACCTGGTTCGCCGCTCCGACGCAGGCCTCGATGTCCAGGACCGTGCCGTTCGTCGTGTTGGCACCGGGGTCGGTCAGGCACAGGCCGGACTGCGGGTTCAGCAGCGTCCCGTCAGCCTGCTGGACCCACTGCTGGCCGCCGATGCCGTTGCAGTTCCACAGTTCCACCTTGGCGCCGACGGCTGTGGAGTCGCCGTCGATGTCCAGGCAGCGGGTCAGCGTCTCCAGCGTGTTCGACGCGGTGTGGACCCAGTGCTGGTCCACCGCCGTCGGGATGCAGTCCCACATCTGGACCGCGAAGCCGAAGCCGCCGTAGGGGTCGTTGCCCGCGACGTCCATGCACTTGCCGCCGGGTGCGTTGACGGCCGCGCCGCCGG includes the following:
- a CDS encoding discoidin domain-containing protein, whose protein sequence is MIPARRFSRRYRSSALLLVLAMMLAVLSVPSLGAGRARAAGCDTGTNLALNKTATASSVESGAFPTSAAVDGNTGTRWSSQFSDPQWLQVDLGGTQNICEVVLNWETASGKAYQIQTSNDATNWTTIYSTTTGPGGTETLNVSGSGRYIRMYGTARNTGYGYSLWEFSVYGGGGGTPPPPNWNLVWQDTFGGTSGTAPSSANWIEDTGHNSAGGPADWGTGEVESASSSTANVSVDGNGHLNITALEDGSGNWTSGRIETQRSDFAAPAGGMLEVTASIKQPNVANPAGYWPAFWALGSGSRTGAGTWPAIGETDIMENVNGHATTSSGLHCGVAPNGPCNEYSGRGSGLRTCTGCLSGYHTYTEVIDRTQSDEQIRFSVDGQVTWTVSESQVGVTTWQNAVDHGFFLILDLAIGGSWPNADCGCTSPTAATTSGGQLSVGPVAVYTTTGPAPTPLQPPPAATGSNVVKVTGSQGNWALTVNGAPYQVKGVTWGPGNQAGDGYLADAASMGVNTIRTWGTDATSQPLLDAAAARGIRVVNGFWLNQGADYLNDTTYKTNTLNTIKQFVTQYKDHPATLMWDVGNEVILTSQNYTYPNGATVEQERVAYAQYVEQVTEAIHAIDPNHPVTSTDAWTGAWPYYKQYTPSLDLLAVNSYGSVCNVNTDWVNGGYTKPYIVTESGDPGEWEVPNDANGVPNEPTDQQQRDGYTSAWNCIAGHPGVSFGGTLFNYGVENDFGGVWFNLLTGGWRRLSYYAVKQAFTGQAQTNTPPEITSMTLSNTASVPAGGQFTVNVAANNPTGDALSYNVALSSKYVNSATALQSPSSYTQTGPGAFTITAPQTLGVWKVYVYVYDQHGGVGIQSESFRVVAPPVAGTNVALGKPTTASSFQAAANGQTYVAGNATDGNWTTRWASDWSDPQWIQVDLGQSTAIKHIQLGWESAYAKAYQIQVSNDGTNWTTVYSTTTGAGGVETFDVSGTGRYVRMYGTARGTTYGYSLYEFGVYA
- a CDS encoding CapA family protein, whose amino-acid sequence is MSQILMLAGDVNLQERADPASAFTHVLDLLAPADVRFVNLEGVLCGPGSDPQAPDIAHKPNWRHSAPEMVKGLVAAGIDAVSVANNVTFPPPAMLEGLATLDSAGIAHCGAGTDLHDAHKPVVLERDGTRFGFLAYTSICWPFGMAAGIHTAGVASLRASTSYVPDLRSAEVPGRAPRVLTEPIPHELATMVRDVEALRARCDVLVLSCHWGVAGDAVCDYQQAIGRAAVDAGADLVMGHGPHTLQGVELYRGRPIFYSLGNFVFDWPAMAGRHLDGLVLRCHVDDRRLRGVELHPVRRGQDNDVRPLTGDEATAVLARVAALSAPFGSSALADGLVTIG
- a CDS encoding TrmH family RNA methyltransferase → MTASAVRVKSPRDLRTERRRRSHSCWDHLIAAPLWPMHEANLGTLLRTCDAVGACLAVPRLRWVPEALARGNTLRKPACVHWTGDQLTWLTRQQAREDTSVVGAELADEAVRLADLPAARNRTVLVLGHERDGIPPEAVELLDVAVEIPMIGTGASLNVAVAGSLVLYRLAGLL
- a CDS encoding glycosyl hydrolase family 79 C-terminal domain-containing protein; protein product: MSFASARAVTAAAALAAAALCAAGTAQAQAQAQAQAQAQPAPAGGLAITVHPDQTGRQLRPGFVGLSFGAATIAADDYSSTDLAGFLRTLGPGGVIRVGGNSGDGTFWTSTGETAPSWATSGTITPDKLAPLAAIAHATGWKVILAVNLKHRDPARAADEATYAQRIFGRSLLAIEVGNEPNFYETDAAAYYADFETYASAIRAAVPGIRLTGPDAETNHSSWLAGFAAADAAHPDVSLVTDHTYPTSACGGQVATIAQLLSTASTQYENANAQAALSAAHQLHVPAAMTETNSTVCAGTTGVSDTFASALWALDYNLLLAQDGITSAEFMDGTNAAGCDPYTPLCPTTGDLTPRPLYYGMLATSLVGGGEFVTLDNPDAADVRAYAVREGGHLTVVLDDVQDPASHAATTVNLALGLPGLNHGSATTLATTSPAGLAATTAITLGGQQVGAHGAFPAPQHTPVTVHHGSTSVTVQAGSAVIIRFS
- a CDS encoding serine hydrolase domain-containing protein, giving the protein MKHQNQIHGTVADGFEPVREEFGAVAAGQGDDYAAQVAVYRHGQQVVDLWTGPEIDGDALFGAYSASKGATHLVVASLVQDGVLDYEQKVSHYWPEFAVAGKGELTLRELTAHRSGLVGADGGFSLEELADDRVVAERLGAQRPYWRPGTAFGYHALVAGALSAEVVRRATGRSVQEWFAERVTKAHAVDFHLGLPADLEPRYRPTLPMLETPERLAELARDAAAPNSLNGIAFNRHRPGGPQVWELPNHQVVRTLGTASFGGVASARGLARMYTAAISGVDGVAPLLTPDTLGVVGQIQSIGTDVVLGMPKAFTVGFHAVAEYYPQLGQGSFGHSGAGGQQAFADPRNGIAYGYTRRRMPFPAAPGPENDRLIAAVYRASGSLR